GGAACTCTCTCTCTGAGGAACTAGAGTCCCACTGACAAGGTCTCacaacctgctcctcttcctcctcctcatcctcgtcctcttcttcttcctcttgctctccctcctcctcctctactcTATCTGTCATGCAGCTGTCCTCTGTCCTCACATGCGCATGACCCAGCAAGGTCCTAGTCCTACTTTTCTGGCTTGATTTGTCCTTAACATTAGCAGAAGGCCCTGCTTGTCTTCTTTCatcatcttcttcctcctcctcttcctctctctcttcttcttcttcatgttcctcctcttcaatatcttcctcctcctcatcatgaTCATCTACAGCCACTCTCAGCCCTAACTTACTCTGGCTAGCCAGCtgaaaaaaggaggaggagtgtGGTGTGGATGGGCAGGTAGAGAGTGCTGCATCATACATGGAGAACGGGAGGTGGAGGTAGTGTCCTGCAGCAGCCGCTGCTGCGTAaatgcagcagcatgtctggGCACAGTCAGGGCGTACATCCCCCTGACTTCCGCGGACCATTCGGAAACGCTTGCGAAATGGCGGTCCAGCCTGAGGCGCTAAGCAAATCCGGGTGGGTATAGCTCTGTGGAGTGCCTGGTGGGTGGGGTTGGTGCTGGGTGGGAGGACACAGGGGCCAGTGGCAAACGCTGGGTTGGGTGGGAAGCACCAGTCGGTGCTCTGGAGCAGGATTTCAGCTCGCAGACGACGAAGGAGGTTGTTAACAAGGACCGAGCGTCGGAGAAATGCTTCTGGGTCATCGATGAATCGCATTTTCTCCAGAGAGAGGCGCAGCACATGGGCACGCTCCTCCAGAACTGGTGCAACCTGAAGGACAGCATCCTGTTAGATCTAAATGTATATCACTTGACTTCATCagttcaaaaacacaaagtcgAACAGAGTCAACCTAGTCAAACTTGCATTACATAATTAGGATTGTATCtgttttaaataagtaaatgagCAGTATTTACACCCTCTTTCAAATGATGTTCAGTGTTCAGCAAAGTTATTCAAACCCTAATTTGCAGGTCCTCACTTCACAATAACTACATGTGCAAACAGAGACAGGTGCATATAATTAACTATGCTTGAGTATAACCAAAGTCTTTATATGCAAATCTTGCCAATGAGCAGCAATACTGGTAGCACTGCGAGACAGATATTTTGAGCTAACAAGTTTAGGCTAATAcctaaataaatgataaaagagTCATAACTGCAATGTCAATGCTCACTTGAATATAAAAACTGCATGTATAGAATGAGCAGtcaaatctgataaaaaaatacttaaaacatttgcaaaaactGTGTGCAGTTAGAATTTGGAATGTGGTGTCAATATGGGAATGTGTCAATACTTACAGTCTGACAGTATGTCCTGAAACTGAAGGGAggctcttcatcatcatcaacaaaCTTCCTCTTGAAGTATGCAATTCTTGACACTGAAACATGATCAGGAACTCGTCTACAAGAAGGTTctgcttagagagagagagaacagtaCCA
This is a stretch of genomic DNA from Acanthochromis polyacanthus isolate Apoly-LR-REF ecotype Palm Island chromosome 1, KAUST_Apoly_ChrSc, whole genome shotgun sequence. It encodes these proteins:
- the sertad4 gene encoding SERTA domain-containing protein 4 isoform X1 is translated as MTLVLSMNPFLDPEGDPPLSAYQPIWESERCTKTCLSNPAPPCSSEGQFTQAEPSCRRVPDHVSVSRIAYFKRKFVDDDEEPPFSFRTYCQTVAPVLEERAHVLRLSLEKMRFIDDPEAFLRRSVLVNNLLRRLRAEILLQSTDWCFPPNPAFATGPCVLPPSTNPTHQALHRAIPTRICLAPQAGPPFRKRFRMVRGSQGDVRPDCAQTCCCIYAAAAAAGHYLHLPFSMYDAALSTCPSTPHSSSFFQLASQSKLGLRVAVDDHDEEEEDIEEEEHEEEEEREEEEEEEDDERRQAGPSANVKDKSSQKSRTRTLLGHAHVRTEDSCMTDRVEEEEGEQEEEEEDEDEEEEEEQVVRPCQWDSSSSEREFHKFSFWHRRAHRQ
- the sertad4 gene encoding SERTA domain-containing protein 4 isoform X2, with amino-acid sequence MTLVLSMNPFLDPEGDPPLSAYQPIWESERCTKTCLSNPAPPCSSEGQFTQEPSCRRVPDHVSVSRIAYFKRKFVDDDEEPPFSFRTYCQTVAPVLEERAHVLRLSLEKMRFIDDPEAFLRRSVLVNNLLRRLRAEILLQSTDWCFPPNPAFATGPCVLPPSTNPTHQALHRAIPTRICLAPQAGPPFRKRFRMVRGSQGDVRPDCAQTCCCIYAAAAAAGHYLHLPFSMYDAALSTCPSTPHSSSFFQLASQSKLGLRVAVDDHDEEEEDIEEEEHEEEEEREEEEEEEDDERRQAGPSANVKDKSSQKSRTRTLLGHAHVRTEDSCMTDRVEEEEGEQEEEEEDEDEEEEEEQVVRPCQWDSSSSEREFHKFSFWHRRAHRQ